In the genome of Photobacterium sp. TLY01, one region contains:
- a CDS encoding SDR family oxidoreductase, translated as MDINNKRLLLTGACGGIGAEIAALLADAGASLILVGRNESKLRALQLSLNQPDSHRLIVADLSTPQGIETIHQTCQQWKRGGTPIHGLINNAGSNCFASLSQREPASISNEIHLNLTVPVLLCQQALNWLSRPALILNIGSTFSAIGYPGYTTYCASKAGLQRFSEALHRELDGTGVQVLYLAPRATDTTLNSAAVTELNQQLGNQIDDPRWVAEQVMQCLIKETQVRWLGWPEKLWVRVNQIFPAPVASAIRKQSKTIRQYLIKAEVI; from the coding sequence ATGGATATCAACAATAAACGCTTGCTGCTGACCGGCGCTTGTGGAGGGATCGGCGCTGAGATTGCCGCTCTATTGGCCGACGCCGGCGCCAGCCTGATTCTGGTTGGTCGCAATGAAAGCAAACTCAGAGCCTTGCAGCTTTCACTGAACCAGCCTGATTCACATCGCCTGATTGTGGCAGACCTGAGTACACCGCAAGGCATTGAAACGATTCACCAGACCTGCCAGCAATGGAAACGGGGAGGCACGCCGATTCACGGCCTGATTAATAATGCCGGCAGTAACTGCTTTGCCAGTCTGTCGCAACGTGAACCAGCCAGCATCAGCAATGAGATTCACCTGAACCTGACCGTGCCGGTTCTTCTGTGCCAACAGGCCCTGAACTGGCTCTCCCGTCCAGCGCTGATCCTCAACATCGGCTCGACATTTTCAGCAATCGGCTATCCCGGCTACACCACTTACTGTGCCAGCAAAGCCGGACTGCAAAGATTCAGTGAAGCGCTGCACCGTGAGCTGGACGGAACCGGCGTGCAAGTGCTGTACCTCGCCCCCCGTGCGACTGACACCACACTCAATTCAGCCGCAGTCACTGAGCTTAATCAGCAACTGGGTAATCAAATTGATGATCCCCGCTGGGTTGCTGAGCAGGTGATGCAATGTCTTATCAAAGAAACACAAGTTCGCTGGCTGGGATGGCCGGAGAAACTCTGGGTCAGAGTCAACCAGATCTTTCCCGCGCCGGTCGCCAGCGCCATCCGAAAACAAAGTAAAACGATTCGCCAGTACCTCATCAAAGCCGAAGTCATCTAA
- a CDS encoding tetratricopeptide repeat protein has protein sequence MKTFTFSPVASLLAMACFAGLSMGFSSLAVADELSDIQQQWAKCQYDILNKDNKVKCLNQVIIRNEQALRQAPTRADLKVWLAINQSSLAGVKGGLSALPLVKKAKSLLEDVIHTDPNVLDGSAYTSLGTLYYQVPGWPIGFGDDDKAEALLKKALAINPNGIDPNYFYGDFLAQNGRRDDAIHYLKKASQAKPRPGRKLADTGRQLEIRQKLKELQ, from the coding sequence ATGAAAACATTCACCTTTTCACCGGTCGCATCCCTGCTGGCCATGGCTTGTTTCGCCGGCCTGTCAATGGGCTTCAGCAGCCTGGCGGTTGCAGATGAACTCAGTGATATCCAGCAGCAGTGGGCAAAATGTCAGTACGATATCCTGAATAAAGACAATAAAGTGAAGTGCCTCAATCAGGTCATCATCAGAAATGAGCAAGCCCTGCGCCAGGCACCAACCCGTGCCGATCTCAAAGTCTGGCTGGCAATTAATCAGAGCAGCCTGGCCGGCGTAAAAGGTGGACTGAGTGCCCTGCCACTGGTAAAAAAAGCGAAGTCATTGTTAGAAGATGTGATCCATACCGACCCGAATGTGCTCGATGGTTCGGCCTACACCAGTCTGGGCACCTTATACTATCAGGTACCGGGCTGGCCGATTGGCTTTGGTGATGACGACAAAGCTGAGGCGCTGCTGAAAAAAGCACTGGCAATCAACCCGAACGGTATCGATCCGAATTACTTTTATGGCGACTTTCTGGCCCAAAACGGACGCCGTGATGATGCCATTCACTATCTGAAGAAAGCCAGTCAGGCCAAGCCTCGCCCCGGTCGCAAACTGGCCGATACGGGAAGACAACTGGAAATCCGGCAAAAACTGAAGGAGCTGCAATAA
- the proW gene encoding glycine betaine/L-proline ABC transporter permease ProW — MSQENRPEPSAPVTDTPSAPASQDPWSSTDTSNTDPWGNPATSTPNSGSDWLNTTDSTPVDPSIDWIHPFQDALIPFDQWVEDGINWLVVNFRPAFQAISVPIDYILTAFQTTLQNTPALLMIFLIMILAWQIAGPRMGIASVVSLLLIGAIGAWDQAMVTLALVLTSVFFCLLIGLPTGIWLARSEKAARIVRPILDAMQTTPAFVYLVPIVMLFGIGNVPGVVVTIIFALPPIIRLTILGIRQVPEELIEAAHSFGANPKQMLYKVQLPLAMPTIMAGVNQTLMLALSMVVIASMIAVGGLGQMVLRGIGRLDMGLAAIGGLGIVILAILLDRLTQAMGASERGRSYRHWYEHGPIGFIYRRFKKDEAPNLTTHSQP, encoded by the coding sequence ATGAGCCAGGAAAATCGCCCAGAACCCTCCGCGCCGGTAACGGATACCCCGTCAGCACCTGCCTCACAAGACCCCTGGTCCAGTACAGACACCAGCAATACCGATCCCTGGGGCAATCCAGCGACCTCGACGCCTAACTCAGGTTCCGACTGGCTCAATACCACAGATTCAACACCCGTTGACCCTTCCATCGACTGGATACATCCGTTTCAGGATGCCCTGATCCCGTTTGATCAATGGGTCGAAGACGGCATCAACTGGCTGGTTGTTAACTTCCGGCCAGCGTTTCAGGCTATCAGTGTGCCGATTGATTACATTCTCACTGCCTTTCAGACCACGTTACAGAACACACCGGCACTTCTGATGATTTTTCTGATCATGATCCTGGCCTGGCAGATTGCCGGACCGCGTATGGGCATTGCCAGTGTCGTCTCGCTGCTGCTGATTGGTGCCATTGGTGCCTGGGATCAGGCAATGGTCACGCTGGCGCTGGTGCTGACATCTGTCTTCTTTTGTTTACTGATCGGACTGCCGACCGGTATTTGGCTGGCCAGGAGTGAAAAAGCCGCCAGAATTGTCAGGCCGATCCTTGATGCGATGCAAACAACCCCGGCTTTCGTCTATCTGGTACCTATAGTGATGTTATTTGGTATCGGGAATGTGCCCGGCGTGGTGGTAACCATCATTTTCGCCCTGCCCCCCATCATCCGGCTGACGATTCTGGGTATCCGTCAGGTGCCTGAAGAATTGATTGAAGCAGCCCATTCTTTTGGCGCGAACCCGAAACAAATGCTCTATAAGGTTCAGTTGCCGCTGGCTATGCCCACTATTATGGCCGGTGTTAACCAAACCCTGATGCTGGCGCTGTCCATGGTCGTGATTGCCTCCATGATAGCCGTTGGCGGGCTGGGACAGATGGTACTGCGCGGTATTGGTCGTCTGGATATGGGCCTGGCAGCCATTGGCGGGCTGGGTATTGTCATTCTGGCTATCCTGCTCGACCGGCTTACACAGGCGATGGGGGCATCCGAACGTGGCCGATCTTACCGCCACTGGTATGAACATGGCCCTATCGGGTTCATATACCGTCGGTTCAAAAAAGACGAGGCTCCAAACCTGACAACACATTCACAACCCTAA
- a CDS encoding sugar ABC transporter ATP-binding protein, protein MEVNAIEARRLKKGFDGNPVLKEVNFTLKAGEVHALVGQNGAGKSTLVKLINGFHQRDGGEIRLFGEASAFATPKEAQAKGIAMVYQDLSLIPSLSVADNIFLTHSKQRSALISNRERVREAEPILATLGVDIDPRQKVETLSVGEQQFVEIAKAMAMDARILVLDEPTASLSNNEINALFAVIKNLKSRGISIIYITHYMSDIMRICDAVTVLRDGYTVLETQTADTSVDALVEAMLGSKTDTEFVWDRPVASHSATVPLLELRDVTTADLDAVSLKVMPGQVVGLAGLLGSGRTEILEAIYGLTPVLSGEVRVNGQPVKIHSPRQAIENGINMVPEERRSQGLVLDFSVEDNVLMASFDRISRSMVLDKAKGQSMVEDTIQKLGVKTTGVSQPVRFLSGGNQQKVVIGKCLSTDAKVLLLDDPTFGIDINAKYEIMKIVNQYVAQGNGVIFVSSEYAEVGSFCDVIYVVNKGRIVRHFSGQRMTEDALLAAVQ, encoded by the coding sequence ATGGAAGTGAATGCAATTGAAGCCCGTCGCCTGAAAAAAGGCTTTGATGGTAATCCGGTGCTTAAAGAGGTGAATTTCACCCTGAAAGCCGGAGAGGTCCATGCCCTGGTTGGCCAGAATGGCGCCGGTAAATCGACTCTGGTCAAACTGATCAATGGTTTCCATCAGCGGGACGGTGGTGAGATCCGTCTTTTTGGCGAAGCGAGTGCTTTCGCGACTCCGAAAGAAGCCCAGGCAAAAGGGATTGCGATGGTCTATCAGGACCTCAGTCTGATCCCCAGCCTGAGTGTGGCGGACAACATTTTTCTGACGCACTCAAAGCAGCGCTCTGCACTGATCTCCAACCGGGAGCGAGTACGCGAGGCCGAACCGATACTGGCAACACTCGGGGTCGATATCGATCCTCGGCAGAAAGTGGAGACCTTAAGCGTCGGGGAGCAGCAGTTTGTTGAGATCGCCAAAGCCATGGCGATGGATGCCCGCATCCTGGTGCTGGACGAACCGACGGCCTCCTTGTCGAACAATGAGATTAATGCGCTGTTTGCGGTGATTAAAAATCTGAAAAGCAGAGGCATTTCAATTATCTACATCACGCATTATATGAGCGACATTATGCGTATCTGTGATGCGGTGACTGTGCTCCGGGATGGTTATACGGTTCTGGAAACTCAGACCGCAGACACTTCAGTGGATGCGCTGGTCGAAGCCATGCTCGGCAGTAAGACAGACACGGAATTTGTCTGGGATCGGCCTGTCGCTTCGCACTCAGCAACCGTGCCCTTGTTAGAGTTGCGCGATGTGACAACTGCTGATCTTGATGCGGTCTCGCTCAAGGTGATGCCGGGTCAGGTGGTTGGTCTGGCTGGGTTACTGGGCAGCGGCAGAACAGAAATTCTGGAAGCCATTTATGGCTTAACGCCTGTTTTAAGTGGCGAAGTGCGGGTAAACGGTCAGCCGGTGAAGATTCACTCTCCCCGCCAGGCCATTGAAAACGGGATCAACATGGTGCCGGAAGAGCGCCGTTCGCAGGGGCTGGTGCTGGATTTCTCTGTCGAAGATAACGTTTTGATGGCGTCGTTTGACCGGATTTCCCGATCCATGGTGCTGGATAAAGCCAAAGGCCAGTCCATGGTGGAAGATACCATTCAAAAACTGGGGGTGAAGACCACAGGAGTGTCTCAGCCGGTGCGTTTTTTATCCGGCGGTAACCAGCAAAAAGTGGTCATTGGTAAGTGTCTGTCCACCGACGCGAAAGTCCTGCTGCTTGATGATCCGACCTTCGGCATAGATATCAATGCGAAGTACGAAATCATGAAAATTGTGAATCAGTATGTCGCTCAGGGGAATGGCGTGATTTTTGTGTCCAGTGAATATGCCGAAGTCGGCAGTTTCTGCGATGTAATTTATGTGGTCAACAAGGGGCGGATCGTTCGCCATTTCAGTGGCCAGCGGATGACGGAAGACGCACTGCTGGCAGCAGTGCAGTAA
- a CDS encoding ATP-binding protein, with the protein MKTAETKPVLSIKKRLITLTVAAATVLIAISWSLIFAESKHEIDEIFDARLGQSAKLLALSAPQLLKMPPEQMAQFYDDWYQGISNHSHSNVSDDDPTPYGHPYEQKLMFQLFDTQGNVLLRSPSAPEHPLSTPDNIGYHPMTFDDQRWQSFQIRLPFHDNNQDAAFLVVAEKQAIRDELIDEIAFSTGIPQLLLIPCLALAIILLVNYVMKPVGELQQALSQRTINKLHAIRVSQPTVELKPLIDQLNYLLSELDKAWVREKRFTHTAAHELKTPLAVLRLNAENALSSENPAELQNDLSHILKGIDRTDRLIQQLLMLARVESGNSFSFKPLDLMACLRDVIASLAPFALRQEQNLSLDGPTSLTVEANLPLLRSLFSNLIDNAIRYAGGHADINIRVQTQGEDQVQIRVCDSGQPIPEAIRERIFEKFFRANTERGDGAGLGMSIIRDIAELHGGTISLESQSSAEKNCFLVTLPLKTGRIQSLSNQTQ; encoded by the coding sequence TTGAAAACCGCTGAGACCAAACCTGTGCTTTCCATCAAAAAACGGCTGATCACCCTGACCGTGGCGGCTGCCACTGTGCTGATTGCCATTTCATGGAGCCTGATCTTTGCTGAATCCAAACATGAAATTGATGAGATCTTTGATGCCCGGCTGGGACAATCGGCAAAACTCCTGGCACTCAGTGCACCGCAACTGCTGAAAATGCCGCCGGAGCAAATGGCGCAGTTTTATGACGACTGGTATCAGGGCATCAGCAACCATTCCCATTCCAATGTCAGTGACGATGATCCGACCCCATACGGCCACCCCTATGAACAGAAGCTGATGTTCCAGCTGTTCGACACTCAGGGAAATGTTTTACTGCGCTCTCCCAGCGCACCCGAGCACCCGCTGTCGACTCCCGATAACATTGGTTACCACCCGATGACCTTTGATGACCAGCGCTGGCAAAGTTTTCAGATTCGTCTGCCATTTCACGACAACAACCAGGATGCGGCTTTTCTGGTGGTGGCTGAAAAACAAGCAATCCGCGATGAGCTGATTGATGAAATTGCTTTTTCCACCGGCATTCCGCAATTATTGCTGATTCCCTGTCTGGCGCTGGCCATTATTCTGCTGGTGAACTATGTCATGAAGCCCGTCGGAGAACTCCAGCAAGCCCTCTCACAGAGAACCATTAATAAATTGCATGCGATCAGAGTGTCACAGCCCACGGTTGAGCTCAAACCCCTGATTGATCAGCTCAATTACCTGCTGTCAGAGCTTGATAAAGCCTGGGTGCGCGAAAAGCGTTTTACCCACACAGCCGCACACGAGCTGAAAACACCGCTGGCTGTCCTGCGACTCAACGCGGAAAACGCCCTGTCCAGCGAGAACCCGGCCGAGCTGCAAAATGACCTCAGTCACATACTCAAAGGGATCGACAGAACTGATCGCCTCATTCAGCAGTTACTGATGCTGGCCAGAGTCGAAAGCGGCAACAGCTTCTCGTTCAAGCCGCTTGATCTGATGGCATGCCTGCGTGATGTGATTGCTTCGCTGGCGCCTTTCGCATTAAGGCAAGAACAGAACCTGTCTCTTGATGGCCCGACCTCGCTCACGGTTGAAGCCAATCTGCCGCTTCTGCGCAGCCTGTTCAGCAACCTGATCGACAATGCCATCCGCTATGCCGGCGGGCATGCGGACATCAATATCCGAGTTCAGACACAGGGGGAAGATCAGGTCCAGATTCGTGTCTGCGATTCAGGTCAGCCCATTCCTGAAGCAATTCGCGAGCGTATCTTCGAAAAATTCTTCCGGGCCAACACAGAACGCGGCGATGGCGCCGGACTGGGCATGTCGATCATCCGCGACATCGCTGAACTGCATGGCGGCACGATTTCACTGGAATCGCAGTCTTCGGCAGAAAAGAACTGTTTTCTGGTGACACTTCCGCTCAAAACCGGCCGGATTCAATCGTTGTCTAACCAGACACAATAA
- a CDS encoding TenA family transcriptional regulator, whose amino-acid sequence MNSGFFQTLRTETEAARSRMTNASIFAACQQGMIDHTTYLAFLTQAYHHVKHTVPLLMACGSKLPENDEWLRQALGHYIEEEMGHQAWILNDIAACGGDPDPVRKNQGVGRVSAAIELMVSYLYHQIDRRNPMGLFGMVWVLEGTSVSIGGQIAQQIQQVLGLPDNAMTYLKSHSELDQSHIQTFESLMNRIDDPADQRAIIESANMVYDLYGQMLASLPLPKQHESDHRLPLGAQEILHGYQQ is encoded by the coding sequence ATGAATTCGGGATTTTTCCAGACCCTGAGAACAGAAACAGAAGCCGCCCGCAGCCGCATGACAAATGCCTCCATCTTTGCGGCCTGCCAGCAAGGGATGATTGATCACACGACGTATCTGGCTTTTCTGACGCAGGCTTATCATCACGTCAAACATACGGTGCCTCTGCTGATGGCTTGCGGCAGCAAATTACCCGAAAACGACGAATGGCTTCGTCAGGCCCTGGGGCATTACATTGAAGAAGAAATGGGCCATCAGGCCTGGATTCTGAACGACATTGCAGCCTGCGGCGGAGATCCCGACCCGGTTCGCAAAAATCAGGGAGTTGGCCGGGTCAGTGCCGCGATTGAACTCATGGTGTCCTACCTCTATCACCAGATAGACCGTCGTAATCCGATGGGACTGTTCGGCATGGTCTGGGTGCTGGAAGGGACCAGTGTCAGTATTGGGGGTCAGATTGCTCAGCAGATCCAGCAAGTACTCGGCCTGCCTGATAATGCCATGACCTATCTCAAGTCACACAGTGAGCTGGATCAGAGCCATATTCAGACCTTTGAAAGCCTGATGAACCGGATTGACGATCCCGCAGATCAACGCGCCATTATCGAAAGCGCCAATATGGTCTATGACCTTTACGGCCAGATGCTGGCTTCCCTGCCCCTACCCAAGCAGCACGAATCAGACCATAGGTTACCTTTAGGTGCACAGGAGATCTTGCATGGATATCAACAATAA
- a CDS encoding thermostable hemolysin yields the protein MNQNNANKLTLMHIDRDHPLREKTEFYVASRYASAFQARINTFMPDFLALVDAQNQLLSVCGYQSAGTGPLFLEQYLDQPADRLMSEKLGLTVSRCELIEFGQLAAFSNGMSSLHFTLIAHYLVNLGYHWCIFTATGPLQAMMRRLGLTPHILADASADRIPDAEKIWGTYYCHQPRVSGGNLAAGLQTLTRRQQTSLSAISSTQGGQA from the coding sequence ATGAATCAGAATAATGCTAACAAACTCACTCTGATGCATATTGACAGAGATCATCCTTTGCGTGAGAAAACAGAATTTTATGTCGCCTCGCGCTATGCTTCTGCCTTTCAGGCGCGTATCAACACCTTTATGCCTGATTTTCTGGCCTTGGTCGATGCACAGAATCAACTGCTGTCCGTGTGTGGTTACCAGTCTGCCGGCACAGGCCCGCTGTTTCTGGAACAGTATCTGGATCAGCCTGCCGATCGGCTGATGTCAGAAAAACTGGGCCTGACGGTCTCCCGTTGCGAATTGATTGAATTCGGACAGCTTGCGGCATTCTCTAACGGGATGTCGTCTCTGCACTTCACCCTGATAGCCCACTATCTGGTCAACCTGGGTTATCACTGGTGTATTTTCACCGCGACCGGGCCACTGCAGGCCATGATGCGTCGGCTGGGATTAACCCCTCACATACTTGCTGATGCATCAGCTGATCGCATTCCTGATGCGGAAAAAATCTGGGGCACTTATTATTGTCACCAGCCCAGAGTCTCGGGAGGCAATCTGGCAGCTGGCCTGCAAACCCTGACCCGACGGCAGCAGACATCCCTGTCTGCGATCAGCTCCACTCAGGGAGGACAGGCATGA
- a CDS encoding response regulator: MRILLIEDDMMLGESMVASLSRRGYTVDWLQHGLGVELALKTENFLAVILDLTLPDIDGLQVLRQIRRAGHQLPVMILTARDGIDDRVKGLDGGADDYLVKPFALEELLARLRVMIRRLSGSTETEIQLGELTLSLLNNDVSFRGQPVKLTRNEFKILSTLVTQAGRVMSKDKLQQALHGWDDTASDNAIEVHIHNIRKKLGSPVIKNIRGVGYIIENR, translated from the coding sequence ATGCGCATCTTATTAATCGAAGATGACATGATGCTGGGTGAATCCATGGTGGCCTCACTGAGCCGCCGTGGTTACACCGTTGACTGGTTACAGCATGGTCTTGGGGTTGAACTTGCCCTGAAAACCGAGAACTTTCTGGCCGTGATTCTGGATTTAACCCTGCCGGATATCGACGGTTTACAGGTATTACGGCAGATTCGCCGCGCAGGCCACCAGCTTCCTGTGATGATACTCACCGCCCGCGACGGGATAGACGATCGCGTCAAAGGACTGGACGGCGGCGCAGATGATTACCTGGTTAAACCCTTCGCACTGGAAGAACTGCTGGCCCGCTTGCGGGTCATGATCCGTCGGCTGTCTGGCAGCACTGAAACAGAAATCCAGTTAGGGGAACTCACCTTATCCCTGCTCAATAACGACGTCAGCTTTCGTGGCCAGCCGGTGAAACTCACCCGCAATGAATTCAAGATCCTCAGCACGCTGGTCACACAGGCGGGCCGGGTGATGAGTAAAGACAAACTCCAGCAAGCACTGCACGGTTGGGATGACACGGCCAGCGATAATGCGATTGAAGTGCATATTCACAACATCCGTAAAAAACTCGGCAGTCCTGTGATTAAAAATATTCGCGGCGTAGGGTATATCATTGAAAACCGCTGA
- the proV gene encoding glycine betaine/L-proline ABC transporter ATP-binding protein ProV has protein sequence MTVKMEVKNLCKVFGRAPERAFPLLEQGFDKDAIFEKTGLTVGVKDATLTIHQGEIFVIMGLSGSGKSTLVRLLNRLIEPTSGQVLLDNKDIASISEDELRTVRRNNISMVFQSFALMPHMTVIDNTAFGLDLAGVDKATRYDTALQALARVGLEAYAASYPDELSGGMKQRVGLARALANDPDILLMDEAFSALDPLIRSEMQDELIRLQSDDKRTVVFISHDLDEAMRIGDRIAIMQNGEVVQIGTPDEILHHPANDYVRSFFKGVDVTHVFTAKDVARKHQVTVIKKTETDGPRAALKLLNDNDREFGIVVDRRNLYVGLVSTDTLQTASKSGQTLTQALLDDTVTFLPETPVGELIGRVANLPYGVPVVDENQVYHGVITKARLLQTLDREA, from the coding sequence ATGACTGTCAAAATGGAAGTGAAAAATCTCTGCAAGGTGTTTGGTCGCGCCCCGGAAAGGGCGTTTCCGTTACTGGAACAGGGATTCGATAAGGACGCCATTTTTGAAAAAACCGGCCTGACTGTCGGCGTCAAAGATGCCACGCTCACGATTCATCAGGGCGAAATTTTCGTCATCATGGGCCTCTCCGGCTCAGGAAAGTCAACGCTGGTTCGCCTGCTGAACCGCCTTATCGAACCCACCAGCGGCCAGGTGCTGCTGGATAACAAAGACATCGCCAGCATCTCCGAGGACGAATTACGGACCGTGCGGCGCAACAATATCAGCATGGTCTTCCAGTCCTTTGCCTTAATGCCCCATATGACGGTGATTGACAATACCGCCTTCGGTCTGGATCTCGCAGGCGTCGATAAAGCCACCCGCTACGACACCGCACTCCAGGCGCTGGCACGGGTTGGGCTGGAGGCGTACGCAGCCTCCTATCCGGACGAGCTCTCCGGGGGGATGAAGCAAAGGGTCGGTCTGGCAAGAGCACTGGCCAATGATCCGGACATCCTGCTGATGGACGAGGCTTTTTCTGCTCTTGACCCATTGATCCGCTCCGAAATGCAAGACGAACTCATCCGGTTGCAAAGCGATGACAAACGCACGGTTGTTTTTATTTCTCACGATCTGGATGAAGCCATGCGGATAGGCGATCGGATTGCGATTATGCAAAATGGTGAAGTGGTTCAGATAGGCACACCGGATGAAATCCTCCATCACCCGGCCAATGACTATGTGCGATCTTTCTTTAAGGGCGTCGATGTCACCCATGTCTTTACGGCCAAAGACGTCGCGCGCAAACATCAGGTCACTGTGATTAAAAAAACTGAAACGGACGGCCCGCGCGCCGCATTGAAACTGCTCAATGATAATGACAGGGAGTTCGGCATTGTGGTCGACCGCCGCAACCTGTATGTCGGACTGGTATCGACAGACACACTGCAAACGGCCAGTAAATCAGGTCAAACCCTGACTCAGGCACTGCTGGACGATACCGTAACTTTCCTGCCTGAAACCCCTGTGGGTGAGCTGATAGGTCGGGTTGCCAACCTGCCCTATGGTGTACCCGTTGTCGATGAAAACCAGGTTTATCATGGTGTTATTACAAAAGCTCGCCTGTTACAGACTCTAGATCGGGAGGCCTGA
- a CDS encoding response regulator transcription factor: MSQHTANQNNSTAQVTAGIYQQILAHHDIYFIAFDRNEQVIASNYPVATLTLKQLDDLVFLVGPANLAQIRAVLQQQTDQCRFSVANLTFETLCLQEGNAPAVYCLHIKAKDDHAAEPKLSAIEQDYKIINELASSLSFLTTASEQHLPEHLQREVREIHLPEVEARLKQVQDPGLKMCLEIVKSNMENLLSDVPGMNSRLLEVLTPSELQVAEFIRGGMSSKEIASTLNVARKTVENHRNSLRNKLGITNRGVNLRNYLLSLEKK, translated from the coding sequence ATGAGTCAGCACACCGCGAATCAAAACAACAGCACAGCCCAGGTCACAGCCGGCATTTACCAGCAAATCCTGGCGCATCACGATATCTACTTCATTGCCTTTGATCGCAATGAGCAGGTGATCGCCAGTAACTACCCGGTTGCCACACTCACGCTCAAACAGCTGGATGATCTCGTTTTCCTGGTCGGCCCGGCGAATCTTGCGCAGATCCGCGCGGTACTGCAGCAGCAAACCGATCAATGCCGATTCTCTGTCGCCAACCTGACCTTCGAAACACTGTGTCTGCAAGAGGGAAATGCGCCTGCTGTCTATTGCCTGCACATCAAAGCCAAGGACGACCATGCAGCCGAGCCGAAACTGTCAGCCATAGAGCAGGATTATAAGATCATCAACGAGCTTGCCAGCTCCCTGAGTTTCCTGACCACGGCATCGGAGCAGCATCTGCCTGAGCATTTACAGCGGGAAGTGCGCGAGATTCATTTACCGGAAGTAGAAGCCCGCCTGAAGCAGGTGCAGGATCCCGGACTGAAAATGTGCCTTGAGATCGTAAAATCCAATATGGAAAACCTGCTCAGCGATGTGCCGGGGATGAACAGCCGTTTGCTGGAGGTGCTGACCCCGTCGGAGCTACAGGTTGCAGAATTTATTCGAGGCGGGATGTCGAGTAAGGAAATTGCAAGTACCCTGAATGTGGCGCGCAAGACAGTAGAAAACCACAGAAACAGCTTACGCAACAAACTGGGAATCACAAACAGAGGGGTAAATCTCAGGAATTACCTGTTAAGCCTGGAAAAGAAATAA
- a CDS encoding substrate-binding domain-containing protein — MPSLAEVTSTQGPNGETATPYTEVTLNASQESAIKSKDYTAAILMHSTSDWSNALIDGAKDMFAELNIDVVAVTDAEFDANKQKTDVETTMAMKPDILIALVVDPVSGAAAFKPAVQQGSKLVLISNLPSGFEHGKDYAGIVTDDLFQMGKLAADMIAKAVGDKGKVGFIYHEANYYVTNQRDQAVLTNLQKNYPGIEIVAKRGIANANDGEVVASALITQYPDMTAIYAPWDSIAEGVVAATRAAGRKDIKVVTMDLGAANALDMAKGRNVAGIVTDLPYDLGQTLARMGALAKLGEYTPPFVTVSASAVTRDNLADAWQQALRREAPASVQKALRD; from the coding sequence ATGCCGTCATTAGCAGAAGTCACTTCAACGCAAGGGCCAAACGGAGAAACAGCCACGCCTTACACTGAGGTGACATTAAATGCCTCGCAAGAAAGTGCGATTAAAAGCAAGGATTACACTGCGGCGATTCTGATGCACAGCACCTCAGATTGGTCGAACGCCCTGATTGATGGTGCGAAAGACATGTTTGCCGAACTCAATATTGATGTCGTGGCCGTGACAGACGCGGAATTTGATGCCAACAAGCAAAAAACCGATGTCGAAACCACCATGGCCATGAAGCCTGACATTCTGATTGCGCTGGTGGTGGATCCGGTTTCCGGCGCGGCGGCCTTTAAGCCCGCGGTACAACAGGGCAGCAAGCTGGTGCTGATCAGTAACCTGCCCAGTGGTTTTGAGCACGGTAAAGATTATGCCGGTATCGTGACCGATGATTTGTTCCAGATGGGGAAACTGGCCGCCGACATGATTGCCAAAGCCGTGGGTGACAAAGGCAAAGTCGGGTTTATTTATCACGAAGCCAATTATTACGTGACGAATCAGCGTGATCAGGCGGTCCTGACCAATCTGCAGAAAAACTACCCGGGTATCGAGATTGTGGCAAAACGCGGGATTGCCAATGCGAATGACGGCGAGGTGGTTGCCTCGGCACTGATTACCCAGTACCCGGATATGACCGCCATTTATGCCCCCTGGGACAGCATCGCCGAAGGCGTAGTTGCGGCAACGCGCGCCGCAGGTCGTAAAGACATCAAAGTGGTGACCATGGATCTCGGTGCTGCCAACGCGCTGGATATGGCTAAAGGCCGAAACGTTGCCGGTATCGTGACCGATTTGCCTTATGACCTGGGCCAGACCCTGGCCCGCATGGGTGCGCTGGCAAAACTGGGTGAATACACGCCACCTTTTGTCACTGTCAGTGCCAGTGCCGTGACCCGCGACAATCTGGCGGATGCCTGGCAGCAGGCGCTGCGCCGAGAAGCACCGGCTTCCGTGCAAAAAGCCCTGCGTGACTAA